The Halorhodospira halophila SL1 genomic sequence GATCCTCGACCAGCCGCTAGCGCGCATCGGCGGCAAGGGCCTGTTTATGAAGGAGCTCGAGGACGGCATGCTGCGCGGCGAGGCCGACCTGGCCGTGCACTCGATGAAGGACATCCCCTGGCGCCTGCCCGAGGGCTTCGACCTGGCTGCCGTCTCGGACCGGGCCGACCCGCGGGACGCCTTCGTCTCCAACCACTATTCCGACCTGGATGAGCTGCCCCACGGCGCCCGGGTGGGCACGGCCAGCCTGCGCCGCCAGTGCCAGATCATGGACCGCCGCCCCGACCTGCAGATCGAGGTCCTGCGCGGCAACGTCCAGACCCGCCTGCGCAAGCTCGATGACGGCGTCTACGACGCGATCATCCTGGCCGCCTCCGGGCTCGACCGCCTGGAGCTGACCCACCGCATCGCCGGACGCCTCACGCCGGAGCAGAGCCTGCCGGCGGTGGGCCAGGGCGCCCTGGGCATCGAGTGCCGCGAGGGCGATGAGCGGGTGATGAAGCTCGTCGAGGGGCTCAATCACGAGGCCACCCGCATCCGGATCAACGCCGAGCGGGGCATGAACGCCCGACTCGAGGGCAGCTGCCAGGTCCCCATCGGCGGCTACGCGGAGCTCGACGGCGATGAGGTCCACCTGCGGGGGCTGGTAGGCGCCATCGACGGCAGCGAGGTCATCCGGGGCGAGATCCGCGGCCCCGCCGCGGAGGCCGAGAACCTCGGCCGACAGCTGGGTGACGATCTGCTCGCCCGCGGTGCCGACCGCATCCTCAAGGCCGTCGCCGAGCAGCAATGACCCAGCCCCTGGACGGTACCGGCGTTATCGTCACCCGACCGACCCACCAGGCGGAGGGTCTGGTCCACGCCCTGGAGGCGGCGGGTGCCGGCGTTTGGCGGTTCCCCACCCTGGATATCATCGCCGAACCGGAAGATGCCGCGCGGCAGGAGGCGGCCCGGCGAGCCGCCTGCGCCGACTGGCTGATCTTCGTCAGCCAGAACGCCGTCGCCCATGGGCTACCGCGCATCCGCGCCGCCGGGGGCCCCGCCGGCCACGCCCGCTGCGCCACCGTCGGCCAGGGCACAGCCGAGGCACTT encodes the following:
- the hemC gene encoding hydroxymethylbilane synthase; this translates as MAAESLRIATRRSQLAMWQAEHIAAELQRLHPGLEVELVPMSTRGDEILDQPLARIGGKGLFMKELEDGMLRGEADLAVHSMKDIPWRLPEGFDLAAVSDRADPRDAFVSNHYSDLDELPHGARVGTASLRRQCQIMDRRPDLQIEVLRGNVQTRLRKLDDGVYDAIILAASGLDRLELTHRIAGRLTPEQSLPAVGQGALGIECREGDERVMKLVEGLNHEATRIRINAERGMNARLEGSCQVPIGGYAELDGDEVHLRGLVGAIDGSEVIRGEIRGPAAEAENLGRQLGDDLLARGADRILKAVAEQQ